ATCCCCTGAACAACATCGCCATGCCCTTCTTGTGATATTGTAGCCAAATCAACCTTCTGAATTTCAACATTTCCAACAAAAGAGTGAATAAGACAAGAAGCAAGATGCCTCTGCCCAGATCTGGGACTTCCAGCAATTAACATACGGAACCCTGAATTACTCGATGGATTTAATGGGGCCCGCAACATATTTGAGTGGGCTCTGCCATTAAGTTTCAAGTAAGGTTCGAATTTTGCATTGCTGTGGTCAATCtcatcatcaaaatcaatagtTGCAGTGGAACTAAAATTTCCGAGGGAAATGCCAGAATCTAGAAGTTTCTTCTCTATTTCTTTCGCAACATCAGgttcttgaataaaatcatcaAGAAATGACCACCAACAATCACTAGGCAATTTCTTCTTGTCCAAAGTTGAAACTATCACACTTTTTATCATGTCTGCGGCTGTAGAAAGTGCAGCTGGCAACAACAGGCGTTCATCGAGATAGAGGGAGACGAGCAAAGTGGCTAATGGTCGTAGAATACAAGGAATAAGGTGGAAAGGAAGAGGAGAAGATACTACGTCATTAGCAGCTATACCAGCTTCCCTTCGAGAGCAAGGAGGTGGGGAGCATGATAAAGCTTCCAACCAGTCTTTTTCCTCTACTGCAAAGTTTGGAAGAGGAAGGCGTTTACCAGTGGAAGTGTTTTTCTCAGCAGCTGACAAAATTTCATGTAGAGGAAAATTCCTTTTCAAACCAGTGACGGCTGCTTGAGTACAGAGTGCCTGCAGATCCGCACCAGCAAATCCTGCAGTTTTTCTCGCGATCCACTGAAGCAAAGATCCACTAACTGGTTTCGGCCACCTTTGAGTGTGAAGCGAAAGAATGGCAGCTCTGTCCTTCATTGATGGAAGTGGAAAATAAATCTCCCTATCGAATCTTCCAGGCCGCCTTAATGCAGGATCAACTGCATCAGGACGATTTGTTGCACCAATGACTACGACAGAACCTCGAGATTTTAAACCATCCATCAGAGCAAGTAATGTTGATACAACTGAACTATGGGTCTGATCTTGTCTTCGTGAGCGGCAAGGTGCCAATCCATCTATTTCAtcaaaaaatattatagaaGGTTGGCATTTCTCAGCAACCTGAAATAAAAGCCTTAGCTGGCGCTCAGCATCACCAACATATTTTCCTAAGCAATCTGCCCCTTTCCGGGCAAAATAGGCTATCCGTTTATCACCACGAGCACATGCACCTATCAATGCCCTCACAACGAGAGTTTTACCTGTTCCAGGATACCCATGGAGTAGAACACCCCTAGGCGGTGTAAGGCCAAGATTATCAAAGAATTCTGGATATAATAAAGGCATTATGACAACTTCCTTCATACACCGGATGACATCTTGAAGGCCAGCAACAGATTCCCAACCCTGAAACAGTTTTCCACTTTCAGAATCTGTGCCTCCAATATACACAGGTGCAATCCTCGCCAAATCTCGATGAAGTCTCTTGCTTTCACGCTTTAAAAATTCTTCATCCTCACCACAGTTCTCCAACCATTTCTCTTCTGCCTCAATATCCTTTCGACAAGCATCATTCGAAAGTTTTCTCAATTCCAACTTCATTTTCCTAGCTTTAACTTTCTTTATTCTTGTGAATTTCTGAAAGCCCTGAGGTTGGAAGAGACGTCGATGATCCGTGCAGGCTATAAGAAATTTTCGATGATCAAAGATACACCCATTTGCTCGAGCACAAGGCTGAAAAAACATGAAGCACAATCAATATCATTGGACAATATGGGTACATATGCCATCACTGCATATGTACAATGCATATATATACCTCTCGCAGAAACTCTTGATTCCTATATTCTTAGTTTTCCAataattccaaatagaaataacTAACCAAGTGGTAAGTTTTTGGACATCGATCAACACGACATCCAATGGTGGCCCCTGGCCTTCCACAGCGGGTACATTTCAATGCTCTTCCTCTACAGAGCGCAGCCCTTACATTTTTCAAGCAACCTAAACCAGCAAAATATACCTGCAAACACAAACCAAAGTACAAGCAAAGTTACTGCGAGTACATACGAGACTGCATTCAAACTAACAAAatgaagaaattgttgaattttgtCCAGAGCATATTGATGAAATCAAGCCACAGATTAGTAGATACTTTATCAGCTTGTGTCAGTCAAGAAGCAGAGATTGACGTCTGTTTCCTACTTATGGGCCCATCACAAGAAAATATCACAAAtgacaaaattaattttctccCAAACTTGTGTAATTAGGACTCCAAGTCTACAAGAAGTTGAATTTAGTCCAGAGCATAACCACAATACTCCAACAACTCAGGTTCAGTCCTTATGGTTACCAGCCCAGTAGGGCCTAAACAAGATAAATAGCAGTACCTGAGGTGTTCATCTCATTGAAGTAAAAATTTACTATATGTTAAAACTAAAGTATATCCAGGCTTTTGAGTCCAACACACACAAGACTTCAGCAAAGCAGTAAAAGGTTGTAGCAGCgagaaatttcaaaatctaGAATATAGAACACTCCCACATTGGTGTAAAAGAGAGATGTTTTTGACATTTATTttgctttatcttttttaacaAGTTTCAATAATGACACTCCTTTCTCACCCGTCCTGATTCAAAATCTGTTAATCATCGGCATGCTGGTCTCtttatatatgttaaaaaaGTAAATATGCTTAACATTTAGCATCTTTAATCTTTACAGTCTTAGGCTCTTAGTGCAACAGAAAACAATGGTTCATGCTTTGATAGATGGAAATATATGATTCAAAATACACAAGATTAAAACTGGGCAAAGGGAACACACCTCAGGACTCCATACTGCACAATGTTGGTGAACCCATATTCCAGCAATTCCATGCCGATCATTTATAGGACCCAGAAGACGTCCAAGCCAGCCAGGTTCATCACCAAAACCATCCCATATATCGTACTTGTGTTCCTCAGAAGCTGAAGAACCACCGTACAGCTCATTCTCACTCTCTCCTGCATCATGAGCTAATTGTTTTGGCGGTTTACCATCTGTGCCGCCACCACACAAACCACATCGCCTACCTTCCTTAATGCGCGGTTTGCCAAGTATGGCACTTGAAGCACATTTTGAAGCATCCGCCGTACCATTTTCTTTTACATGAGATTCATCAAGTTTTGTTTTATTCATATTCTTCCCCCCATCATAACAGCCTGGGCCCTCCTCCAATTCATTTGCTGCAGATGCAACAGCTTCCACTTGGTTAGTTTGGTTTTCTCCAAATTCTAATTGTTCCCCCTCTTTCTCTACATGTTCAACGGCATCAACATTTTCTTCATTTTCAGCATCTTCAATGATCTCTGCATTGTTCTCTCTCTCTACATGTCCAATGGCCTCTGTAGTGTCCTGTTCATCTTCAACGATCTCCATATTGTCATCATCCTCTACGTGTTCAATAGCCTCCCCAACGTCCTCTTTCTCTTCATTTTCAATGGCCTCCATGGTCTCCTCCTCCTGAGCATGCTCAATAGCCTCCACGTTTGCCTCTTTCTCTATATCTTGAATGGCccttatgttatctttttttccTACACTTTCAATTAACTCCAATCTTTCCACAGTTTCCTTAGAATCATTGCAAATGCACTCATCCTCAGACTGCAAATGCTCCTCTGTCTCAACCACTTCTGTGTCTGTGTCCCTTTCAGAATGACCACCTGAATCATCCCTTCCCCCGTTATCAATGACCTTCAATTCTTCCCGCGCACAATCATCTTCAATGATTCGCAACTCTTTTACTCTTTCTTCCGTCTTCTTCAAACCATTTGTTGCTTTGATCCTTCCTGACCTCTTAGATTTCACAACGGTGTAGTTACCTTCTGATTCGCCTTTTCGAACCCCTTTTTTCCCCGAAGCTTTTTCATAACTTCTACCCACCTCTACTTCATGAAAAAGCTTCCTCTTCCCCTTTGGCGAATCATCCTCCTCTTTCCCTCTAAAACTCACATTTCTACCCCTGGATCTCAACCTCGACTTCCAACTTCCCGGAGTGTCCAAATCCTCCGAATTCGAGTTCCTCAGAGGAGAATTCTTCCTCACACTCTCGCCAACACTGGAAACTACATCCTTCTTAATAATCTTCCGCCGCTTTTTCGGCGGCGAAGGCGACAAATCAAGCAAAACCGGAGCCCGACGAACACGCGAACTTCTACGGATCTCTAAATCAGCACTCTCATTTCCAATAACACCGCTATTCTCATTCAAATCAACACGGTTTTTGTTATACTCCTTCTCACAAATGGCGTCGAGCCTCTTGTGCTTCTTCCGAAGCCGAGGACCCGACAGATTATTACTATTACAACCCTTACTTTCCTTAGAAGACGATGCACCCGACGATTCCCCCGACGAAAATCGCATGACAAGAATCAAAAACAAAGAACTCTACACAACcacaaacatatatacatataaatatatattaatatcaaCAAAAACCTCTACATAATCTTATCTTAAATCAAACAAAAATTTCTCAGCTAGCTTTGAGAAAAACAGGCATTGATCGATCGTTCTCTTAATCCAAATGAATGTTCAAATACAGATTCGATAAATCAAAGCAAAAATAAAAACTCAACTCACCTAGTGTTATGAGCTGAAACCAAATCAAACCAATGCTTGTTTCTTCTGAAAGACGAAACAGAAACCCTAGAAGATGAATTGGCGAAGCTTCATAAGCTTTTCCTTAAGGCCTTTCGGCTTAGCCTCCATGAAATtgggtctctctctctctaactctctttctctctctaactgAAGCTctgaattttatttcattttcatttttaatttaatttttgtaatttcagTTTTTAGGGCGTGAAAAATTCgcaatatatataagaaagagAAGAGCTTTTCTGGGTTTGAAAACCGACGCCTATCGTGAGAGCGTGTGATCACGCGCTTAATCTAACGGCTGATGATTCTTTAACTGTTTGAAGTTTATTAAAGTTTGAGTCTTAAGCGTTTGTAGAGAGAGTGGGTCTCTCtctcctttttttctttttctttttttttaactaattttttattttttatttttatgagtcGTTCGTTGCCgccaaatattattttttttagtttatttgttaaataattaaaaaagaaattgtgggaaaaatgtatttgagttataatttattttaaagatatgaaaaaaaaatatatggcaAATGATTAGAAAATGGCTCATCTTGTATGCCAATATctataattaattgatttaaaaaaaaaaaaacctaaaatttGTCACAAAAAAAAACCTATAATTAATTGTTTGTAATAAAATTTAGCAAATTGGATTGGACAATTAATTTTGTAAGATCTAACTTTTGTAATTTgtttagtgatatttaattacatatgTTAATTGGAtatgattattttttcttaaataaagCTTGCTTTTATTTTTAGGTGATGGATATATTTTTGGGAATATATTTTGCATActaactttaattatttttctttatacttagtagatataaatttaaattccatgataaaaatttaataattagataaatattatatttaatgtaatttaaataaaaaaaaaaacttaaattatttttctttgaatAATGTTAACCCTATTGTTGGTTTAAATCTTCTTCATAAGTTATACTTTACATACATAAAAAACTATTAACTAACTTAAGAAGTCAACTAAAGGGTTCAAAAGGTTTACTAGCAAGAAGGTTTTGAATTGTTTGGTTCTTCAAATATTTGTTAACTAAAGATTTTCAGAAACTATTTATAGTTATAATAAAgctaaagaaaaatattacaacCAAAGAACAAGATAATAGATTTTACGtggttcaaaaattaataatctcTAGTTTACGAGTCAATATTATTATGATTAGAAAAATCTTTGAGTATTACGCAAATGTTTGCCAAAGTTAATGACCCTTAAAACTTGCCTTAGCTTGCAAGCACTACTACAAACAGACTTATTCCCATTGATTTTCAAATCGATTTTTTTCGAGAACTATCGCTAATAAAGTTACGTGACTGTTTAAAATTATCGGCTATAGTAAAGTATTCTTGGCGATTTTAAACAGCTATGGAGAATCCCCGACGGTTTAAAAGAGTGACaagccaaaaaataaaaacggGTTTTAAAGGGCATCTCgacagttttaaaccgtcggcGATACTTG
This region of Cannabis sativa cultivar Pink pepper isolate KNU-18-1 chromosome 7, ASM2916894v1, whole genome shotgun sequence genomic DNA includes:
- the LOC115697685 gene encoding uncharacterized protein LOC115697685 — protein: MRFSSGESSGASSSKESKGCNSNNLSGPRLRKKHKRLDAICEKEYNKNRVDLNENSGVIGNESADLEIRRSSRVRRAPVLLDLSPSPPKKRRKIIKKDVVSSVGESVRKNSPLRNSNSEDLDTPGSWKSRLRSRGRNVSFRGKEEDDSPKGKRKLFHEVEVGRSYEKASGKKGVRKGESEGNYTVVKSKRSGRIKATNGLKKTEERVKELRIIEDDCAREELKVIDNGGRDDSGGHSERDTDTEVVETEEHLQSEDECICNDSKETVERLELIESVGKKDNIRAIQDIEKEANVEAIEHAQEEETMEAIENEEKEDVGEAIEHVEDDDNMEIVEDEQDTTEAIGHVERENNAEIIEDAENEENVDAVEHVEKEGEQLEFGENQTNQVEAVASAANELEEGPGCYDGGKNMNKTKLDESHVKENGTADASKCASSAILGKPRIKEGRRCGLCGGGTDGKPPKQLAHDAGESENELYGGSSASEEHKYDIWDGFGDEPGWLGRLLGPINDRHGIAGIWVHQHCAVWSPEVYFAGLGCLKNVRAALCRGRALKCTRCGRPGATIGCRVDRCPKTYHLPCARANGCIFDHRKFLIACTDHRRLFQPQGFQKFTRIKKVKARKMKLELRKLSNDACRKDIEAEEKWLENCGEDEEFLKRESKRLHRDLARIAPVYIGGTDSESGKLFQGWESVAGLQDVIRCMKEVVIMPLLYPEFFDNLGLTPPRGVLLHGYPGTGKTLVVRALIGACARGDKRIAYFARKGADCLGKYVGDAERQLRLLFQVAEKCQPSIIFFDEIDGLAPCRSRRQDQTHSSVVSTLLALMDGLKSRGSVVVIGATNRPDAVDPALRRPGRFDREIYFPLPSMKDRAAILSLHTQRWPKPVSGSLLQWIARKTAGFAGADLQALCTQAAVTGLKRNFPLHEILSAAEKNTSTGKRLPLPNFAVEEKDWLEALSCSPPPCSRREAGIAANDVVSSPLPFHLIPCILRPLATLLVSLYLDERLLLPAALSTAADMIKSVIVSTLDKKKLPSDCWWSFLDDFIQEPDVAKEIEKKLLDSGISLGNFSSTATIDFDDEIDHSNAKFEPYLKLNGRAHSNMLRAPLNPSSNSGFRMLIAGSPRSGQRHLASCLIHSFVGNVEIQKVDLATISQEGHGDVVQGMTQILRKCAGVGSCMIFMPRIDLWAVQQVEDCDSNSMNDQRTEKGNPPSIKHDRNKNLSSPHSKLTGTVGDQGFTQNASNTWRLFVEQVESICISTSVMILATSEVPVLPIEIRQFFKKEVSNCNQSSQTEYTVPRYFVQVDGDFDHDSVINLSAAKLSRDVIQQLIQLIHQRSHIHITSAEEYYKTTNLLIEEHPMSVNHKTVDGTGDANEDIAQPKEGPIDKISLPPNSRTVKGRSNLHLAVSSFGFQVLRYPQFAELCWFTSKLKEGPSADITGPWKGWPFNSCIIWPDSSDEKAAGGGSSSANLKTKEKPGVVRGLVAVGLLAYKGVYTSLREVSFDVRKVLELLVEQIKERVRAGKDRYQFVRLLSQVAYLEDVVNSWAYTLQSLEVDAPMPAPMVPVVNSNLNSTTTPDNQTQSQELKPCVSEAQKENQQSFATDLDLNKEVIDLNYHNSDGTDGADADGLQLEVVPVNNSTPNNKPVKDSEHTEMLNKQNGTHKPSDSSSCGNIMQVDVDHGHSEHVNGSTFADSTVHSIDTDKILQDEEIPSTKATKSGDLCLYRCCSQCMNTLNNLTKKLLIQEQKLYSSQWKIDDVHDIVASISVDLLSAASRVLAENPIDDDKSKTCSCNDLENKSYAPLPRECGCHNPPTELTSEHNFIFRDGVLVPTMDPSKDVSFHCKFETLCLCSLVEIIAMTKHQPFD